The following are encoded together in the Bradyrhizobium algeriense genome:
- a CDS encoding copper resistance CopC/CopD family protein: MARVLASLAALLSALCIASAAWAHATLLSSEPADGSVLTLPPKMVQLHFNESVAPAVIGIIDAGGKARDVATRAVGQSVLIVLPDDLPRGTQIVSYRVVSQDGHPVAGSMVFSIGAVTGAAPPAMKSPLAVLIWLARIGVYLGLFAGVGGAFFATWIGQGPSGSMVGRGALAIGLVSAVASLGLQGLDLLNLPLGGIVTSAPWASALATSLGPSLLIAIVVMAIAWYAWKSPSILIAGVLTTLAIVGVGLSLATSGHAATASPQWLTRPSLFLHGIAVAYWIGALAPLAAMVHRRNDDLPRVLKQFSGLAMPLVALLVLSGLVLSVIQLGSLRALIETQYGILLLIKLALVILLLGLAALNRFLCTPAVIANYENIRPLLGSIVLECVLVVGILAVVAGWRFTPPPRASVVPVAAPLSVHIHTDAAMFQVLVSPGKVGSNDFVLQLMTGDAALLPAKEAVLILSLPERGIEPMERRATLGPDGYWHVRGVALPLPGRWRMQIDALVTDFQKITLQDELQVR, translated from the coding sequence ATGGCGCGCGTGCTCGCCAGCCTTGCCGCGCTGCTGTCGGCTCTGTGCATTGCGAGCGCCGCGTGGGCCCATGCGACGCTGCTGTCTTCGGAGCCGGCCGACGGCAGCGTGCTCACGCTGCCGCCGAAGATGGTGCAGTTGCACTTCAACGAGAGCGTCGCGCCGGCCGTGATCGGCATCATCGATGCCGGCGGCAAGGCGCGCGACGTCGCCACGCGCGCGGTCGGCCAATCCGTGCTGATCGTTCTGCCTGACGACCTGCCGCGGGGCACGCAAATCGTCAGCTATCGCGTGGTCTCGCAGGACGGTCATCCCGTAGCGGGATCGATGGTGTTTTCAATCGGCGCTGTGACCGGAGCCGCGCCGCCGGCGATGAAAAGTCCGCTGGCGGTACTGATCTGGTTGGCGCGGATCGGAGTTTATCTCGGGCTGTTTGCCGGTGTCGGCGGCGCCTTCTTCGCAACCTGGATCGGGCAGGGCCCGAGCGGGTCGATGGTCGGCCGCGGCGCGCTTGCTATCGGTCTCGTCAGTGCCGTGGCCTCGCTCGGCCTGCAAGGTCTTGATCTCCTCAACCTTCCCCTTGGCGGCATCGTGACGTCGGCGCCGTGGGCGAGTGCGCTCGCTACCTCCCTTGGGCCGTCATTGTTGATTGCGATCGTGGTGATGGCCATCGCCTGGTATGCGTGGAAAAGCCCCAGCATCCTGATCGCCGGGGTGTTGACCACGCTCGCGATAGTGGGCGTCGGGCTTTCGCTGGCAACCAGTGGTCATGCCGCGACCGCCTCGCCGCAATGGCTGACCCGGCCGTCGCTGTTCCTGCATGGCATAGCCGTAGCCTACTGGATCGGCGCGTTGGCGCCGCTGGCGGCCATGGTGCATCGGCGCAATGACGACCTGCCGCGTGTGCTCAAGCAGTTTTCAGGCCTAGCAATGCCGCTGGTCGCGCTCCTGGTGCTGAGCGGATTGGTGCTGTCCGTCATTCAGCTTGGAAGCCTGCGTGCGCTGATCGAAACCCAATACGGCATCCTTCTCTTGATCAAGCTGGCGCTGGTGATCCTGTTGCTCGGCCTTGCGGCGCTGAACCGGTTTCTCTGCACGCCTGCGGTCATTGCGAACTACGAGAACATCCGGCCGCTGCTGGGGTCGATCGTGCTGGAATGCGTTCTCGTCGTTGGCATCCTGGCCGTGGTCGCCGGCTGGCGCTTCACGCCGCCGCCGCGCGCCTCGGTGGTTCCAGTGGCGGCGCCGCTCTCGGTCCATATCCATACGGACGCGGCGATGTTTCAGGTGCTGGTTTCGCCGGGCAAGGTCGGCTCCAACGACTTCGTGCTGCAGTTGATGACGGGAGATGCCGCCCTGCTGCCGGCCAAGGAGGCTGTGCTGATCCTGAGCTTGCCGGAGCGCGGCATCGAGCCGATGGAGCGTCGCGCGACGCTCGGGCCGGACGGCTACTGGCATGTGCGCGGCGTGGCGCTGCCGCTGCCCGGCCGCTGGCGGATGCAGATCGATGCGCTGGTCACCGACTTCCAAAAGATCACGCTTCAAGATGAATTGCAGGTGCGTTGA
- a CDS encoding YcnI family protein: protein MSKIAPVVITLAALAVSPASAHVTLEKRQAPVGSYYKAVFAVPHGCAGSPTVKLRVQIPEGVIGIKPMPKPGWTVETVKGKYATEYEHHGSKVSEGVKEVVWSGGKVVDDNYDEFVFSSFLTPGLKPDTTLYFPVVQECEQGVSRWIDIPSEGQSGHGPGSKTPAPGLKLIAKP from the coding sequence ATGTCGAAAATTGCTCCTGTCGTCATCACCCTTGCTGCGCTCGCTGTCTCTCCGGCGAGCGCCCACGTCACTCTCGAGAAGCGGCAGGCGCCGGTGGGCTCGTACTACAAGGCGGTGTTTGCCGTGCCGCACGGCTGCGCGGGATCGCCGACGGTCAAACTGCGGGTGCAGATTCCGGAAGGCGTGATCGGCATCAAGCCGATGCCCAAGCCCGGGTGGACCGTCGAGACGGTCAAGGGCAAATACGCCACCGAGTATGAGCATCACGGCAGCAAGGTTTCTGAAGGCGTCAAGGAAGTGGTGTGGAGCGGCGGCAAGGTCGTCGACGACAACTATGATGAATTCGTCTTCTCCAGCTTTCTCACCCCCGGGCTGAAGCCGGACACCACGCTGTATTTCCCCGTGGTGCAGGAATGCGAGCAGGGGGTCAGCCGCTGGATCGATATTCCCTCGGAAGGCCAGAGCGGCCATGGGCCTGGCAGCAAGACGCCGGCACCTGGCCTCAAGCTGATCGCGAAGCCGTAA
- a CDS encoding copper chaperone PCu(A)C, whose amino-acid sequence MKNITRTFACAAALFALMGAPAHAQEVKAGDLVITQAWSRATPGGAKIAGGYLTIENKGSAPDRLISGSGDFAGKVEIHEMAMNNGVMTMRALDKGLPIEPGKTVKLAPGGYHLMLMDLKNPLKQGEKVPLTLEFEKAGKVTLSLDVQGVGAQAPAGGQSGHDHSGMKK is encoded by the coding sequence ATGAAGAACATTACGCGCACGTTTGCTTGTGCCGCCGCCCTGTTTGCCCTCATGGGCGCGCCCGCGCACGCCCAGGAGGTCAAGGCCGGCGATCTCGTCATCACACAGGCCTGGAGCCGCGCCACGCCCGGAGGCGCCAAGATTGCCGGCGGCTATCTTACGATCGAGAACAAGGGCTCTGCGCCAGATCGCCTGATCAGCGGCTCCGGCGATTTCGCCGGCAAGGTCGAAATTCACGAGATGGCAATGAACAACGGCGTCATGACGATGCGGGCGCTCGACAAGGGGTTGCCGATCGAGCCGGGCAAGACCGTCAAGCTCGCGCCGGGTGGTTATCACTTAATGCTGATGGATCTGAAGAACCCGCTCAAGCAGGGAGAGAAGGTGCCGCTGACGCTGGAGTTCGAGAAAGCCGGGAAGGTCACATTGTCGCTCGACGTGCAGGGCGTCGGCGCGCAGGCGCCAGCGGGCGGCCAGTCGGGGCACGATCATTCCGGCATGAAGAAGTAA
- a CDS encoding DUF2946 family protein, giving the protein MRRRLEVFIPIVLLSIMVQLLAPIGAFRAVAHAISDPLYMATICSGMASSQDASETTTATPQHGANCCGFCGVSHGGAVAVDPPMRSERG; this is encoded by the coding sequence ATGCGACGGCGGCTGGAAGTCTTCATTCCAATCGTACTGCTCTCGATCATGGTGCAGTTGCTGGCGCCGATCGGGGCTTTTCGCGCCGTCGCTCATGCGATCTCCGATCCGCTTTATATGGCGACGATCTGTTCCGGCATGGCGTCCTCGCAGGACGCCTCAGAGACGACCACCGCCACGCCGCAGCACGGCGCCAATTGTTGCGGGTTCTGCGGCGTCAGCCACGGCGGCGCTGTTGCGGTCGATCCACCTATGAGATCGGAACGCGGATGA
- a CDS encoding TlpA disulfide reductase family protein: MKRCLLAAIFLVASLAAAPAAETPSELKPFVRGSWQEMLRSHKGRPTLVHFWGVTCGPCKVELPLLGQFMKDHSEIDVVMISADLVPNLPGAARTMLEKAGLGSAENWIFNDGFVERLRFEIDPSWQGEIPRTLLIARDGTVTTIEGSAEVSDLEKWLVQQNVAAR; the protein is encoded by the coding sequence ATGAAACGCTGTCTGCTGGCTGCAATTTTCCTCGTTGCTTCTCTGGCCGCCGCGCCGGCAGCCGAGACGCCGTCCGAACTCAAGCCGTTTGTGCGCGGAAGCTGGCAGGAAATGCTGCGTTCGCACAAGGGGCGTCCGACGCTGGTGCATTTCTGGGGCGTCACCTGCGGCCCGTGCAAGGTCGAATTGCCGCTGCTCGGACAATTCATGAAGGACCATTCCGAGATCGATGTGGTGATGATCAGCGCCGATCTCGTTCCGAATCTACCGGGTGCCGCGCGCACGATGCTGGAGAAGGCGGGGCTGGGGTCGGCGGAGAACTGGATTTTCAACGACGGCTTTGTCGAACGCCTTCGGTTCGAGATCGATCCGTCTTGGCAAGGCGAGATCCCGCGCACGCTGCTGATCGCGCGTGACGGAACGGTCACCACGATCGAAGGTTCGGCCGAAGTATCGGACCTTGAAAAATGGCTCGTTCAGCAAAACGTCGCAGCGAGATGA
- a CDS encoding sialidase family protein — protein MLRMSLLATLAFSLCQSAAQAQMSHHQHASEAACEEVDLRCASKVTPAFASDGTLWLAWMAGGRISVASSRDNGRSFSTPVQVTKEKLKLDWGPDARPQIVVDKHGGIALAFSIFRDKAFNGQVLATRSIDGGQSFAELRPITSSNESQRFATLGLDADGSVFAAWIDKRNRVPAQQEGRKYEGAGLFFSSSKDGGAVYAEARLASDNTCECCRLGLAFAGPGRPVVVFRNIFDGGVRDHAVMTFADPATPGEVRRVSNDDWQISACPHHGPSLSISPAGAYHVAWYTNGKARKGLFYARSQDEGRTFSDPIPLGRADRNPTRPYVLTGQHGATMVWKEFDGEKTSVNAMTSHDEGKSWSTPVTIATTTDTSDHPLLISDGQKTYLSWMTKADGYRLLPIGDGS, from the coding sequence ATGCTGCGAATGAGTTTGCTCGCGACGCTCGCTTTCTCGCTTTGCCAGAGCGCAGCGCAGGCGCAAATGAGCCATCACCAGCATGCCTCGGAAGCGGCGTGTGAGGAGGTCGACTTGCGCTGCGCCTCGAAGGTGACGCCGGCCTTCGCGTCAGATGGAACGCTCTGGCTCGCCTGGATGGCCGGAGGCAGGATCTCGGTGGCGAGTTCGAGGGACAACGGGCGCAGCTTTTCGACGCCGGTTCAGGTGACCAAGGAAAAGCTCAAGCTCGATTGGGGACCGGATGCGCGTCCCCAGATCGTCGTCGACAAGCACGGCGGCATCGCACTGGCGTTTTCGATCTTCAGGGACAAGGCGTTCAACGGCCAGGTGCTCGCCACAAGGTCGATCGACGGCGGCCAAAGCTTTGCCGAGTTGCGGCCGATCACGTCGAGTAACGAGAGCCAGCGCTTTGCGACGCTCGGCCTCGATGCGGACGGTTCGGTATTCGCGGCCTGGATCGACAAGCGCAACCGGGTGCCTGCGCAGCAGGAGGGCAGGAAATACGAAGGCGCAGGGCTGTTCTTCTCGTCATCGAAAGACGGCGGCGCTGTTTATGCCGAGGCGCGGCTGGCAAGCGACAACACCTGCGAATGCTGCCGGCTCGGCCTGGCGTTCGCAGGCCCGGGCCGTCCCGTCGTCGTGTTCAGGAACATCTTCGACGGCGGTGTGCGGGATCACGCCGTCATGACGTTCGCCGATCCGGCGACGCCGGGCGAGGTTCGCCGCGTCAGCAACGACGACTGGCAGATTTCCGCGTGCCCGCATCATGGTCCCAGCCTTTCGATCTCTCCCGCGGGCGCCTACCACGTGGCCTGGTACACCAACGGCAAGGCCCGCAAGGGGCTGTTTTATGCGCGCTCACAGGACGAAGGCCGCACGTTCTCCGATCCGATTCCGCTCGGCCGCGCCGACCGCAATCCGACGCGGCCTTACGTGCTGACCGGCCAGCACGGCGCCACCATGGTCTGGAAGGAGTTCGACGGCGAGAAGACCTCGGTCAATGCGATGACCTCGCATGACGAGGGCAAGAGCTGGTCGACGCCGGTCACGATCGCCACGACGACTGATACCTCCGACCACCCGCTGCTGATCAGCGACGGACAGAAGACCTACCTGTCCTGGATGACCAAGGCCGACGGATATCGCCTGCTGCCGATCGGAGATGGATCATGA
- a CDS encoding TonB-dependent receptor, with translation MYRYHALGGASLLVLGSALSLTPSIAEAQTALPAVTVDAPRATTARPAARKPAVRASARTQARPPSANPARSASLTAGITPSVARALLYQAPTGQTETTIDRSQWDNRPAVTVADVLRESPGISVKQGNGPRDIGISIRGSNARNGFGIRNLVIFDDGFPVTQPDGLSRSDLIDPRAYGAIDVIRGPSSALYGNYATGGALNFRTRPGGTIDGVEYGVDGGSFGYLNNYLAAGKKVGNFEYSLFASDARGDGFIGNSWFNTQTVNFLGTLHATPDDRFTVKFINNNLDTRLPLRYRLDQFYLNPFQRGCTTGGNAAPGCATVTLNKNGFNTAAGTDVETAVQAGLGRTDRRTIVGGRWEHDFDNTTTWRNQFVFDDRNISQPTGGTSAIGDFPSYNYMSDVTKRGEIFGLESTTYFGAFYNTLTASSDSRFVMPGGNATLGRLQSNTWSDTTNYGVRAREELKLTPQLTAIAGIGWETTHLKGINSAYNYGTSPVPNPIITPTIADRQFQNTAPELALLYKLNPEWLFRARVATGYGTPQIGNLFVLSDGTPGNNTQLQTQKNLGYDLGFDWTPNSALKFSATGFYEFFRNELVSQATPVAGVSYMFNAPRSEHRGVELAADWKFYPGWRFTAAYTYLDQFYTEYTEDIRSQGAGGTVFSFNRAGNKIPGISPHELTARLGYEQMWGPLAGLGAFVEVQWKDSFHMDNANLQKAPGYELVNLNVHYNTDLQSDYFKSLSMYVEVRNVFDRTYVASANNIGNSVTAGVQGLSNTGSIYAGSPRAFMAGMRLAFK, from the coding sequence ATGTATCGTTATCATGCCTTGGGTGGCGCGAGCCTGCTTGTCCTCGGCAGCGCGCTCTCACTCACGCCGTCGATCGCCGAGGCCCAGACGGCGCTGCCGGCAGTGACCGTCGACGCCCCGCGCGCAACGACCGCCAGACCTGCGGCCCGCAAGCCGGCCGTTCGCGCGTCTGCCCGAACGCAGGCGAGGCCGCCTTCGGCCAATCCGGCGCGATCAGCGTCGCTGACCGCGGGCATTACCCCGAGCGTGGCGCGCGCGCTGCTCTATCAGGCGCCCACCGGCCAGACCGAGACCACCATCGATCGCAGCCAGTGGGACAACCGGCCGGCGGTTACCGTGGCCGACGTGCTGCGCGAAAGCCCCGGCATCTCGGTCAAGCAGGGCAACGGGCCGCGGGATATCGGCATCTCGATTCGCGGTTCTAATGCCCGGAATGGTTTCGGTATCCGCAACCTCGTGATCTTCGACGATGGTTTTCCGGTCACGCAGCCCGACGGGCTTTCCCGCAGCGACCTGATCGATCCGCGCGCCTATGGCGCGATCGATGTCATCCGCGGGCCGTCGTCGGCGCTCTATGGCAATTATGCCACCGGCGGCGCGCTGAATTTTCGCACCCGCCCGGGCGGCACCATCGACGGGGTCGAATACGGCGTCGATGGCGGCAGTTTTGGTTATCTCAACAACTATCTTGCCGCAGGCAAGAAGGTCGGCAATTTCGAGTACTCGCTGTTTGCCAGCGACGCGCGGGGTGATGGATTTATCGGCAATAGCTGGTTCAACACCCAGACGGTGAATTTTCTCGGCACGCTGCATGCCACGCCCGATGACCGGTTTACGGTCAAGTTCATCAACAACAATCTCGATACCCGCCTTCCGCTCCGATACAGGCTCGACCAATTCTACTTAAATCCGTTCCAGCGCGGCTGCACGACGGGCGGAAACGCCGCGCCGGGATGTGCAACGGTTACTCTGAACAAGAACGGGTTCAACACAGCGGCGGGAACCGACGTGGAAACCGCCGTTCAGGCCGGCCTCGGCCGCACCGACCGCCGGACCATCGTGGGTGGGCGATGGGAGCACGATTTCGACAACACGACGACATGGCGAAATCAATTCGTGTTCGACGACCGCAACATCAGCCAGCCGACCGGAGGCACCAGCGCGATCGGCGATTTTCCGTCGTACAACTACATGAGCGACGTCACCAAGCGGGGCGAGATTTTCGGCTTGGAATCCACCACCTATTTCGGTGCGTTCTACAATACGCTCACCGCGTCGAGCGACTCGAGGTTCGTCATGCCGGGCGGCAACGCCACGCTTGGCAGGCTGCAGAGCAATACCTGGAGCGACACCACCAATTACGGTGTCCGCGCGCGCGAGGAATTGAAGCTGACGCCGCAACTGACCGCCATTGCCGGGATCGGATGGGAAACCACGCATCTGAAGGGCATCAATTCCGCCTACAATTACGGGACGTCGCCGGTCCCGAACCCGATAATCACCCCGACGATAGCCGACCGGCAATTCCAGAACACCGCACCCGAGCTGGCGCTGCTCTACAAGTTGAATCCCGAGTGGCTGTTCCGCGCGCGTGTCGCCACCGGATACGGCACCCCGCAGATCGGAAACCTCTTCGTCCTTTCGGACGGTACGCCCGGCAATAACACGCAACTCCAGACGCAAAAGAACCTCGGTTACGATCTCGGCTTCGACTGGACGCCAAACAGCGCACTTAAGTTCAGTGCGACCGGCTTCTACGAGTTCTTCCGCAACGAACTGGTGAGCCAAGCTACACCTGTCGCCGGCGTCAGCTACATGTTCAACGCGCCAAGATCCGAGCATCGCGGGGTGGAATTGGCCGCTGACTGGAAGTTCTATCCCGGTTGGCGCTTCACCGCGGCCTATACCTATCTCGATCAGTTCTACACCGAATATACGGAAGACATCAGAAGCCAGGGCGCAGGCGGTACCGTCTTCAGCTTCAACCGCGCCGGCAACAAGATTCCCGGCATCTCGCCGCACGAACTGACGGCGCGGCTTGGCTATGAACAGATGTGGGGGCCGCTTGCAGGGCTCGGGGCGTTTGTCGAGGTTCAGTGGAAGGATTCGTTCCACATGGACAACGCCAATTTGCAGAAGGCGCCCGGCTACGAACTGGTCAATCTCAACGTCCACTACAACACGGACCTCCAATCCGACTACTTCAAGTCGTTGAGCATGTACGTCGAAGTCAGGAACGTGTTCGACCGGACTTACGTTGCGTCCGCCAACAACATCGGCAATTCGGTCACGGCGGGCGTTCAAGGTCTCAGCAACACCGGTTCGATCTACGCCGGCTCGCCGCGCGCGTTCATGGCCGGCATGAGGCTGGCGTTCAAATGA
- a CDS encoding DUF2946 domain-containing protein, with amino-acid sequence MRRRLKNFLPIVLIALAVQIFAPIGACWAAIFAASDPLAGAVICHGNGAPGAGQTDQTGHRAHDGCCSVCSVLQTGAPVDVPQIAAIDVDRVAERVAWFDFAFRLTNARAGSHAQARAPPSIS; translated from the coding sequence ATGCGCCGGCGGCTGAAGAATTTTCTGCCAATCGTCCTTATTGCCCTGGCGGTGCAGATTTTCGCACCGATCGGCGCATGCTGGGCGGCGATCTTCGCGGCCTCCGATCCGCTCGCCGGCGCCGTCATCTGCCACGGCAATGGCGCGCCCGGCGCCGGGCAGACCGATCAGACCGGCCACCGCGCCCATGACGGATGCTGTTCGGTTTGCAGCGTGCTGCAGACCGGCGCGCCGGTCGATGTGCCGCAGATCGCGGCGATCGATGTCGATCGGGTTGCCGAGCGGGTGGCCTGGTTCGATTTTGCCTTCCGGCTGACGAACGCTCGCGCTGGTTCGCACGCGCAGGCGCGCGCGCCTCCCTCCATTTCCTGA